One Cricetulus griseus strain 17A/GY chromosome 5, alternate assembly CriGri-PICRH-1.0, whole genome shotgun sequence genomic window carries:
- the Glul gene encoding glutamine synthetase isoform X2, with translation MATSASSHLNKNIKQMYLCLPQGEKVQAMYIWVDGTGEGLRCKTRTLDCEPKCVEELPEWNFDGSSTFQSEGSNSDMYLSPVAMFRDPFRRDPNKLVFCEVFKYNRKPAETNLRHSCKRIMDMVSNQHPWFGMEQEYTLMGTDGHPFGWPSNGFPGPQGPYYCGVGADKAYGRDIVEAHYRACLYAGVKITGTNAEVMPAQWEFQIGPCEGIRMGDHLWVARFILHRVCEDFGVIATFDPKPIPGNWNGAGCHTNFSTKAMREENGLKHIEEAIEKLSKRHRYHIRAYDPKGGLDNARRLTGFHETSNINDFSAGVANRSASIRIPRTVGQEKKGYFEDRRPSANCDPFAVTEAIVRTCLLNETGDEPFQYKN, from the exons ATGGCCACCTCAGCAAGTTCCCACTTGAACAAAAACATCAAGCAAATGTACTTGTGCCTGCCCCAGGGTGAGAAAGTCCAAGCCATGTATATCTGGGTtgatggtactggagaaggactGCGCTGCAAAACCCGCACCCTGGACTGTGAGCCCAAGTGTGTAGAAG AGTTACCTGAGTGGAATTTTGATGGCTCTAGTACCTTTCAGTCTGAGGGCTCCAACAGTGACATGTATCTCAGCCCTGTTGCCATGTTTCGGGACCCCTTCCGCAGAGATCCCAACAAGCTGGTGTTCTGTGAAGTTTTCAAGTACAACCGGAAGCCTGCAG AGACCAATTTAAGGCACTCGTGTAAACGGATAATGGACATGGTGAGCAACCAGCACCCCTGGTTTGGAATGGAACAGGAGTATACTCTGATGGGAACAGATGGGCACCCTTTTGGTTGGCCTTCCAATGGCTTTCCTGGGCCCCAAG GTCCGTATTACTGTGGTGTGGGCGCAGACAAAGCCTATGGCAGGGATATCGTGGAGGCTCACTACCGCGCCTGCTTGTATGCTGGGGTCAAGATTACAGGAACAAATGCTGAGGTCATGCCTGCCCAG TGGGAATTCCAAATAGGACCCTGTGAAGGAATCCGCATGGGAGATCATCTCTGGGTGGCCCGTTTCATCTTGCATCGAGTATGTGAAGACTTTGGGGTAATAGCAACCTTTGACCCCAAGCCCATTCCTGGGAACTGGAATGGTGCAGGCTGCCATACCAACTTTAGCACCAAGGCCATGCGGGAGGAGAATGGTCTGAA GCACATCGAGGAGGCCATCGAGAAACTAAGCAAGCGGCACCGGTACCACATTCGAGCCTACGATCCCAAGGGGGGCCTGGACAATGCCCGTCGTCTGACTGGGTTCCACGAAACGTCCAACATCAACGACTTTTCTGCTGGTGTCGCCAATCGCAGTGCCAGCATCCGCATTCCCCGGACTGTCGGCCAGGAGAAGAAAGGTTACTTTGAAGACCGCCGCCCCTCTGCCAATTGTGACCCCTTTGCAGTGACAGAAGCCATCGTCCGCACATGCCTTCTCAATGAGACTGGCGACGAGCCCTTCCAATACAAAAACTAA
- the LOC113835933 gene encoding basic salivary proline-rich protein 3-like — MSSKSAPRPSGPRRPQGLSQWAIPREGRGRVEESGATAGGTARRCCLRPARPLHCGALWPLRDTGSPLFGHTVKAQDPALGSQTVAPPTQDHRPQSDHPQRDNAPQNAPPRKRRWRRLRPPKAPPPQGESRSKQPATPPFPELGPQLAPRQPSAAGPGRTLQARGRHERTAADCRCHSPGHRATRPPCAYLSGGRRDDGRGGQGHEPRERGEVRAARRLVWESSSRLYSHSRLGRDTARSVLFIGSSGPPPGALIGCPGPGNPRPSAAVRRGPEAIGRGAVREPRGGASKPEKKERERGVGEGRQRRPRRAGGRRCWKHFQLASFSDLWTLRLALRLPPSLGLPNGAKVFQESCR; from the exons ATGTCCAGCAAGTCGGCGCCCCGACCCTCGGGCCCGCGTCGACCTCAAGGCCTCTCCCAGTGGGCCATTCCCCGCGAGGGCAGAGGCCGGGTGGAGGAGAGTGGAGCGACCGCGGGAGGCACCGCGCGCCGCTGCTGCCTCCGCCCGGCCCGGCCTCTCCACTGCGGAGCCCTCTGGCCACTCCGGGACACTGGCTCTCCATTGTTCGGTCATACTGTAAAGGCCCAGGACCCCGCGTTGGGAAGCCAGACAGTGGCGCCACCAACACAAGACCACCGACCTCAGTCGGACCACCCACAGCGCGACAACGCCCCCCAAAACGCGCCGCCCAGGAAGAGACGCTGGAGGCGCCTGCGCCCACCTAAGGC GCCGCCGCCGCAAGGGGAGAGCAGATCAAAACAACCCGCGACCCCGCCCTTCCCGGAGCTTGGTCCACAGCTCGCCCCACGACAGCCAAGCGCAGCCGGTCCCGGCCGCACGCTGCAAGCACGCGGGAGGCACGAGCGCACAGCTGCAGACTGCCGATGCCACAGTCCGGGCCACCGTGCCACGCGCCCTCCGTGCGCTTACCTGAGCGGTGGCCGGCGGGATGATGGACGGGGTGGACAGGGCCACGAGCCACGAGAACGAGGCGAAGTGAGAGCGGCGAGGAGATTGGTGTGGGAATCAAGCAGTCGGCTCTACTCCCATTCTCGGCTCGGCAGGGACACAGCCCGCTCGGTACTTTTTATTGGCAGCTCGGGCCCGCCCCCTGGCGCTCTGATTGGTTGTCCTGGGCCAGGAAACCCGCGCCCATCAGCTGCTGTGCGCCGAGGGCCCGAGGCCATTGGCCGAGGAGCTGTGCGGGAACCGCGGGGTGGGGCGAGCAAGCccgagaagaaagaaagagaaaggggagtgggggaggggaggcagcgGCGGCCGAGGAGGGCCGGGGGACGAAGGTGCTGGAAGCATTTCCAGCTTGCTTCCTTTAGCGACCTCTGGACCCTCCGACTCGCGCTAAGGCTTCCTCCGTCGCTCGGGCTGCCTAACGGTGCAAAGGTTTTCCAGGAGAGCTGCCGGTGA